ATTGTTGATTTCACTGCCAGCAGGGATTGGCTGGCTGCTAGGAGCGAATGGCTTTGCCTTTTTCTCGGCCTTTGCTCATCAATTGCAGCATGAGAATCCCAAGAAGTGTTTTTGGATGCGTCAGCCGGTGCATTTTATTCATCACGCTCACAATCAGTGGCATTGCAACTTCGGCATGGCGTTCGATTTTTGGGATCGTGTGTTTGGCACCTATCGACCACTGGAATGGGAAGCACACCTGACGCCTGAGTTGGCGCAGAACAATAAGCGATT
This Pirellulales bacterium DNA region includes the following protein-coding sequences:
- a CDS encoding sterol desaturase family protein produces the protein LLISLPAGIGWLLGANGFAFFSAFAHQLQHENPKKCFWMRQPVHFIHHAHNQWHCNFGMAFDFWDRVFGTYRPLEWEAHLTPELAQNNKRFWQINWLWGGNVEADRRMEEARRFKAEGRKQMHGEMKKEQ